From Lolium perenne isolate Kyuss_39 chromosome 5, Kyuss_2.0, whole genome shotgun sequence, a single genomic window includes:
- the LOC139831345 gene encoding uncharacterized protein, whose protein sequence is MAAKEQAAQEHARNMERTILEYQQQQTQMMQQMQQQQQMMQQQQAQMSWLMSHTALSTPPGSLPPPPYSMWMPPPPTQTPGTPITVNNMNIIRSMNRDYMSQGNDDEAGGSGGGQG, encoded by the exons atggcagcgaaggagcaggcggcccaggagcacgCACGGAACATGGAGCGGACGATTCTGGAGTACCAGCAGCAGCAGACacagatgatgcagcagatgcaacagcagcagcagatgatgcagcagcagcaggcacagatgagctggctgatgagccaTACGGCTCTGTCTActccaccggggagtcttcctcctccaccttactccatgtggatgccgccaccgcccactcagaccccggggacacctatcaccgtcaacaacatgaacatcatccggagcatgaaccgcg attatatgtcacaaggcaatgacgatgaggccggcggaagcggaggaggacaaggttga
- the LOC127304010 gene encoding uncharacterized protein, whose product MGSRRCSDERPDFGTSVDRCCYRAAGVATWWRRHGRVATAIPCLLTLYATFAECGACVSRATSPFPKRAVIYERAPKALPGSYKLWHAYLRERLDHARPHPISHTAYASLNNTFERALATMHKMPRVWALYLASLLDQRLLTRGRHAFDRALRALPVTQHDRIWPLYLRLASLHACPVETSFRVFRRYLQFDPSHAEDFIEFLVSSNRWQEAADRLASVLNDDGFRWQEAADRLASTSCLQHLRRRCACFASP is encoded by the coding sequence ATGGGCAGCCGGCGTTGCTCCGATGAGAGGCCGGACTTTGGTACTTCTGTTGACCGGTGTTGCTACAGGGCAGCCGGCGTTGCTACATGGTGGCGGCGGCACggccgtgttgctacggcgatcCCATGCCTCTTAACTTTGTATGCGACATTTGCTGAATGTGGAGCTTGTGTCTCCCGCGCCACCTCCCCCTTCCCCAAGCGCGCCGTCATCTACGAGCGCGCGCCCAAGGCGCTGCCGGGCAGCTACAAGCTCTGGCACGCCTACCTCCGGGAGCGGCTCGACCACGCGCGCCCCCACCCGATCTCCCACACGGCCTACGCCTCCCTCAACAACACCTTCGAGCGCGCGCTCGCCACCATGCACAAGATGCCGCGCGTCTGGGCGCTCTACCTCGCCTCGCTGCTGGACCAGCGCCTGCTCACGCGCGGCCGCCACGCCTTCGACCGCGCGCTCCGCGCGCTGCCCGTCACGCAGCACGACCGCATCTGGCCGCTCTACCTGCGCCTCGCGTCCCTGCACGCCTGCCCCGTCGAGACCTCCTTCCGCGTCTTCCGCCGCTACCTCCAGTTCGACCCCTCCCACGCCGAGGACTTCATCGAGTTCCTCGTCTCGTCTAACCGCTGGCAGGAGGCCGCCGACCGCCTCGCGTCCGTGCTCAACGACGACGGCTTCCGCTGGCAGGAGGCCGCCGACCGCCTCGCGTCTACCTCGTGCCTACAGCACCTGCGCCGCCGCTGCGCGTGCTTCGCGTCGCCCTGA